The following proteins are co-located in the Abditibacteriaceae bacterium genome:
- a CDS encoding bifunctional nuclease family protein: protein MVRMTVEGVGFDHLRQTVVVLKDWDSRKLLPIWIGAAEAKSIALHLEGAAPPRPLSHDLVLRCIGAAGGTVERVVINDLQENTFFATIDIQTARGTIHLDARPSDAIALAVRAKCPVFVAGGALEALVDIGEDEEETPLDTPPDNPADDEMDRFRRLVGDLDI from the coding sequence ATGGTTCGAATGACAGTTGAAGGCGTTGGGTTCGATCATCTGCGGCAAACCGTGGTTGTATTGAAAGATTGGGACAGCCGCAAGTTGCTGCCCATCTGGATTGGTGCGGCAGAAGCGAAATCCATTGCGCTCCACCTTGAAGGCGCGGCCCCGCCGCGCCCGCTTTCGCACGACCTTGTCCTGCGCTGCATTGGTGCGGCAGGCGGCACCGTCGAGCGTGTTGTCATCAATGACCTTCAGGAAAACACTTTTTTTGCCACAATCGATATTCAAACGGCGCGCGGTACGATTCATCTCGACGCACGCCCTTCCGATGCTATCGCCTTAGCGGTGCGCGCGAAATGTCCGGTCTTTGTCGCGGGCGGCGCTCTCGAAGCGCTCGTTGATATTGGCGAAGATGAAGAAGAAACGCCGCTCGACACGCCGCCCGATAACCCGGCGGACGACGAAATGGACAGATTCCGTCGTCTCGTTGGCGACTTAGATATTTAA
- the mgtE gene encoding magnesium transporter: MSAATSTSSTLAERLRRALRTPFGSGGDLAMTAALRNQHPADIAEAMGSLSHAEALAVFNWLDNARAAKVLGEVDGETSRYLLDHAPAGRIADLLDRLPMDDAAEVVSDAHPERAEELLAGLEKRAPEDAAEVRELLSYEDDSAGRLMTDNFIRLAPDMTIEEAFAAVRGSDPEVETLTELYVVEPFAEGHQLRPVKTRPDDEEEKLIGVVPLRLLVNARGDQRIRDIMIAEPLTVSVDADQEAVARIFDKYSFLAVPVLDRRGALAGIVTMDDIIHVLVEEQTEDVLALGAVSAGDNERSYLAQGVVSTVKQRFGWLLLLFVASMFTGGVSRHFEPLVDKMAALATFIPLLIGTGGNAGAQAVMTVTRALALGEVDFRDWVRVLWREIQTGLVLGAMLAFSGFFFVLLGWGESGRFAFVIAGSLITIVMWASIVGSLLPLAAKRLGFDPAVMSAPFITTLVDATGLFVYFSIARTFLHL, from the coding sequence ATGAGCGCCGCCACTTCCACATCTTCAACACTGGCCGAACGGCTGCGTCGCGCTTTGCGAACTCCGTTTGGTTCGGGCGGCGACCTGGCAATGACGGCGGCGTTACGCAATCAGCATCCGGCAGACATCGCCGAAGCGATGGGGTCGCTTTCTCATGCCGAAGCGCTCGCAGTTTTCAACTGGCTCGATAATGCGCGTGCGGCGAAAGTGCTCGGCGAAGTCGATGGAGAAACATCGCGCTACCTCCTGGATCACGCGCCTGCCGGTCGCATCGCCGATTTGCTCGACCGGCTGCCGATGGACGACGCTGCCGAAGTCGTTTCGGACGCTCACCCGGAACGCGCGGAAGAACTGCTCGCCGGATTGGAAAAGCGCGCGCCCGAAGACGCCGCCGAAGTGCGCGAATTGCTTTCGTACGAAGATGACTCTGCCGGTCGTTTAATGACCGACAATTTCATTCGACTCGCGCCCGACATGACGATTGAGGAAGCGTTCGCTGCGGTGCGCGGCTCTGACCCGGAAGTCGAAACGCTGACCGAGCTTTATGTAGTCGAGCCGTTTGCCGAAGGTCATCAACTGCGTCCGGTAAAAACGCGGCCCGACGATGAAGAAGAAAAACTCATCGGCGTCGTGCCCTTGCGTTTGCTGGTGAACGCGCGCGGCGATCAGCGCATTCGCGACATCATGATTGCCGAGCCGCTCACGGTTTCGGTTGATGCTGACCAAGAAGCGGTCGCGCGCATTTTCGATAAATATTCGTTTCTCGCGGTTCCGGTTCTCGACCGGCGCGGCGCACTCGCCGGCATCGTGACGATGGACGACATCATTCACGTTCTTGTAGAAGAGCAAACTGAAGACGTTCTCGCGTTGGGTGCTGTTTCGGCAGGCGATAACGAGAGGAGTTATCTCGCGCAGGGCGTGGTTTCGACCGTGAAGCAGCGATTTGGCTGGCTGCTGTTGTTGTTCGTCGCGTCGATGTTCACCGGTGGCGTGTCGCGGCATTTTGAACCACTCGTCGACAAAATGGCGGCGCTCGCTACTTTTATTCCGTTGCTTATCGGAACGGGCGGCAACGCCGGAGCGCAGGCCGTTATGACGGTGACGCGAGCGCTGGCACTCGGTGAAGTCGATTTTCGCGACTGGGTGCGCGTGCTGTGGCGCGAGATTCAAACCGGCCTCGTTCTGGGCGCGATGCTAGCGTTTTCCGGCTTCTTCTTCGTGTTGCTCGGCTGGGGCGAAAGCGGCCGCTTTGCGTTTGTGATTGCGGGCAGCCTGATAACGATTGTGATGTGGGCGAGCATCGTCGGCTCTTTGTTGCCGCTGGCGGCGAAACGGCTCGGCTTTGACCCTGCCGTTATGAGCGCGCCGTTTATTACAACGCTCGTTGATGCGACTGGCCTGTTCGTTTACTTTTCGATTGCGCGCACCTTTCTCCATCTCTGA
- a CDS encoding UvrB/UvrC motif-containing protein encodes MQLCDVCGIRPATIFLTKISGDASAQSKMCEECAHVSSDAVLDAMNLDGSAPEEIIGHLFDQAVAAGLLTPDEAAALKENGDLQSLGWQQLSAEDLAELVNAASGEVPEDESESKTTDADPFENEESSSDFDLGELARMTHDARRAGLRCPKCDMTWDRLKQDGRAGCAQCYETFDEELRSVMEKMQRGGAHIGKVPRTAQKRRNRLEHLRQLRDNKLELLKRRLEESIAAEKYEEAAKLRDKIKVVSSTIVDE; translated from the coding sequence ATGCAACTTTGTGATGTGTGTGGAATTCGTCCGGCGACGATTTTTCTCACCAAAATTTCGGGCGACGCTTCGGCGCAAAGCAAAATGTGCGAAGAATGTGCGCACGTTTCGTCCGACGCCGTTCTCGACGCGATGAACCTCGACGGCAGCGCGCCCGAGGAAATCATCGGGCACTTGTTCGATCAGGCTGTTGCGGCGGGCTTGCTCACGCCCGATGAAGCCGCCGCGCTCAAAGAAAACGGCGACTTGCAAAGCTTGGGTTGGCAGCAGCTTTCTGCCGAAGACCTCGCCGAGTTGGTCAACGCTGCAAGCGGCGAGGTGCCCGAGGACGAATCGGAAAGCAAAACCACCGACGCAGACCCGTTTGAAAACGAGGAATCGTCATCCGATTTCGATTTGGGTGAACTCGCGCGCATGACGCACGATGCACGACGTGCTGGTTTACGCTGTCCGAAGTGCGATATGACGTGGGACAGATTGAAGCAAGATGGCCGCGCCGGTTGCGCGCAATGCTACGAAACGTTTGATGAAGAGCTACGCAGCGTTATGGAAAAGATGCAGCGCGGCGGCGCTCATATCGGCAAAGTGCCCCGCACTGCACAGAAACGCCGCAACCGTTTGGAGCATCTGCGTCAGTTGCGCGACAACAAGCTGGAACTGCTCAAGCGACGACTCGAAGAAAGCATCGCCGCGGAGAAATACGAAGAAGCCGCCAAGCTGCGCGATAAAATCAAAGTCGTTTCATCAACAATTGTCGATGAGTAA
- a CDS encoding DUF3037 domain-containing protein has translation MPEHSSFDYAIVRVVPRVERGEFFNAGVVVFCPTQGFLQAKIELDIARLCALAPTADCDEIRRYLETIPTVCAGGKAAGPIGALPQRSRWHWLVAPRSTIIQMSPVHTGLGEDLNAALDKLFDCMVRVP, from the coding sequence ATGCCCGAACACTCCTCGTTTGATTACGCGATTGTGCGCGTCGTGCCGCGTGTTGAGCGCGGCGAGTTTTTCAACGCCGGTGTCGTCGTGTTTTGCCCAACGCAAGGTTTCTTGCAGGCGAAAATCGAACTCGATATCGCGCGTTTGTGCGCTCTTGCGCCGACAGCCGATTGCGACGAAATCAGGCGTTATCTCGAAACGATTCCAACCGTATGCGCGGGGGGCAAAGCGGCGGGGCCAATCGGCGCTTTGCCGCAGCGGTCACGCTGGCACTGGCTGGTTGCGCCGCGCAGCACGATTATTCAGATGTCGCCGGTTCACACCGGGCTTGGCGAAGATTTAAACGCGGCGCTCGATAAGCTCTTCGATTGCATGGTACGTGTGCCTTAG
- the ilvE gene encoding branched-chain-amino-acid transaminase: protein MKIYLDGQLVAREDAKISVFDHGFLYGDGVFEGIRVYNGRIFRLEAHLERLWRCAKAILLTPPMSKAEFGKAIEDTVIANNMRDGYVRAIFSRGAGDLGLDPRKCSTPTVVVIADAIKLYPPEVYEQGMECITVSTRRSRPDVLSPAIKSLNYLNHILAKIECNRAGVPECIMLNDRGLVAECSADNVFIYTRDYSGKAELRTPPITSGSLEGITRDAVIQIAGEMGIPCVEKDMALFDIYGAEEAFLTGTAAEVVPLTTLDSRQIGTGHPGEITRKIRARYQELTFSEGRDIFA from the coding sequence ATGAAGATTTATCTCGACGGCCAGCTCGTGGCGCGCGAAGACGCGAAGATTTCGGTATTCGATCACGGTTTTCTTTACGGTGACGGCGTTTTTGAAGGCATTCGCGTTTACAACGGCCGCATTTTCCGGCTCGAAGCGCACCTAGAGCGCTTGTGGCGCTGCGCCAAAGCGATTCTGCTTACGCCGCCGATGAGCAAAGCCGAATTCGGCAAGGCGATTGAAGACACCGTCATCGCCAACAACATGCGCGACGGCTACGTGCGCGCGATTTTCTCGCGCGGCGCCGGCGATTTGGGCCTTGACCCGCGCAAATGTTCGACGCCAACAGTCGTTGTTATCGCCGACGCGATTAAGCTGTATCCGCCCGAAGTTTATGAACAGGGAATGGAGTGCATCACGGTTTCGACACGTCGTTCGCGCCCCGATGTGCTGTCGCCCGCGATTAAGTCGCTGAACTATCTCAACCACATTCTGGCGAAAATCGAGTGCAATCGCGCGGGCGTGCCCGAATGTATCATGCTCAACGACCGCGGTTTGGTCGCCGAGTGTTCCGCCGACAACGTGTTCATCTACACGCGCGATTATTCGGGGAAGGCCGAACTCCGCACGCCGCCGATTACTTCGGGAAGTTTGGAAGGCATCACGCGCGACGCTGTGATTCAAATCGCCGGTGAGATGGGAATTCCCTGTGTCGAAAAAGACATGGCGCTCTTCGATATTTACGGCGCTGAAGAAGCGTTTCTGACAGGAACAGCGGCGGAAGTTGTTCCGCTCACCACGCTCGATTCGCGTCAGATTGGAACCGGTCATCCCGGCGAAATCACGCGCAAGATTCGCGCGCGCTACCAGGAACTGACGTTCAGCGAAGGCCGCGACATTTTCGCTTAA
- a CDS encoding Gfo/Idh/MocA family oxidoreductase, with protein MAKKEVGIGLIGYAFMGKTHSNAYRQVDKFFDPSVKPVLRAICGRNETNVKNAAEHFGWESYETDWRKLIARDDIDIIDVASPGNEHFAMAIEAAKAGKTVFCEKPLGNTLDEAKQMMQAAEDAGVVNMVCFNYRRVPAIALAKRMIEDGTLGRIYHFRARYLQDWIADPNFPLVWRLQKEIAGSGTLGDIGAHIVDIGHYLCGNLTEVCGTLETFVKQRPLQAASTGTEGLKAQASQEMGEVTVDDAAVFVGRFANGALGSFEATRFAPGRRNFNTFEINGEKGSIAFNFERMNELEYFNAEDPDDRQGFRTINVNEGSQPYAGTYWPAGHIIGYEHTFINTVYDLLEGHAKGESPHPNFRQGAQVNAVLDTVEKASASRKWEDVEQL; from the coding sequence ATGGCAAAGAAAGAAGTCGGCATCGGCCTTATTGGCTACGCCTTTATGGGCAAGACGCACAGCAACGCATATCGTCAGGTCGATAAGTTTTTCGACCCATCGGTCAAGCCGGTTTTGCGCGCGATTTGCGGGCGCAACGAAACGAACGTCAAGAATGCCGCCGAGCATTTTGGCTGGGAAAGCTACGAAACCGATTGGCGCAAGCTCATCGCGCGCGATGACATCGACATTATCGATGTTGCGTCGCCCGGCAACGAGCATTTTGCGATGGCCATCGAAGCCGCCAAAGCGGGCAAAACCGTTTTCTGCGAAAAGCCGCTCGGCAACACGCTCGATGAAGCCAAGCAAATGATGCAAGCCGCTGAAGATGCGGGCGTCGTCAACATGGTTTGCTTCAACTATCGCCGAGTTCCGGCGATTGCCCTCGCCAAACGCATGATCGAAGACGGCACGTTGGGCCGCATTTATCATTTCCGCGCGCGTTACCTGCAAGACTGGATTGCCGACCCCAATTTCCCGCTCGTCTGGCGTTTGCAGAAGGAAATCGCTGGAAGCGGAACGCTTGGCGACATTGGCGCGCACATCGTCGATATCGGCCATTATCTGTGCGGCAACCTCACCGAAGTTTGCGGCACGCTCGAAACCTTTGTGAAGCAGCGCCCACTCCAAGCCGCCTCGACCGGAACCGAAGGCTTGAAAGCGCAGGCGTCGCAGGAGATGGGCGAAGTCACGGTTGATGACGCCGCTGTTTTTGTTGGCCGTTTTGCTAACGGCGCGTTGGGTTCGTTTGAAGCCACGCGTTTCGCGCCGGGCCGCCGCAACTTCAATACGTTTGAAATCAACGGCGAGAAAGGCAGCATCGCTTTCAACTTCGAGCGCATGAACGAGTTGGAATATTTCAACGCCGAAGACCCCGACGACCGTCAGGGTTTCCGCACTATCAACGTCAACGAAGGTTCGCAGCCTTACGCCGGAACCTATTGGCCCGCCGGTCACATCATCGGTTACGAACACACGTTCATCAACACCGTTTACGATTTGCTCGAAGGCCATGCCAAAGGCGAAAGCCCGCACCCCAATTTCCGTCAGGGCGCGCAGGTCAACGCCGTTCTCGATACGGTGGAAAAAGCCTCGGCCAGCCGTAAGTGGGAAGACGTAGAACAGCTTTAA
- a CDS encoding ATP-binding protein codes for MALFFAVVGLGAATLFAALWAREKRRLTDRDRWFLRALDSLGISSDAGTAMTPPAELNDTSHETQILARAWRETAVRLRDEAGEQRRAQRDLEDVLASLQDAVLVVDGEARLRFLNAAALAIFAVRIEDVLGAQMLEALPSFGLESAVRAALHDGENTTREVALYGTKVREVLLRVSPVRRADGTVSGAVAIVQDLTELRRLERVRRDFVANASHELRTPIANIRATAETIIDNPEDPKLAARFLPHLVSEAERLSRLVSDLLDLARADSGVDAKRERFDAGDIANAVAWRLEAKAEANGIAVRCHAEEKCEIEGDPAGFEQVIFNLLDNALVYTPREGTVDIHVRHAVGAGSEEKEIEISVADNGVGIPSDELPRVFERFYRVDKARTRSQGGTGLGLAIVKHIVENHGGHVRVESEAGAGTTFTVRLPAA; via the coding sequence ATGGCTTTGTTTTTCGCAGTTGTTGGTTTAGGCGCGGCGACGTTGTTCGCTGCTTTGTGGGCGCGTGAAAAACGCCGCCTCACCGACCGCGACCGCTGGTTTTTGCGCGCACTCGATTCGCTGGGAATTTCGTCCGATGCGGGAACTGCGATGACGCCTCCAGCCGAACTCAACGACACCTCACACGAAACGCAAATTCTGGCGCGCGCATGGCGCGAGACTGCGGTGCGCCTGCGCGACGAAGCCGGTGAACAGCGCCGCGCCCAACGCGATCTGGAAGATGTTCTAGCCTCGCTGCAAGATGCCGTTTTGGTCGTCGATGGCGAAGCGCGTTTGCGCTTTCTCAACGCGGCGGCTCTGGCAATATTCGCGGTTCGCATCGAAGACGTGCTCGGCGCGCAGATGCTGGAAGCGTTGCCGTCGTTTGGACTCGAAAGCGCGGTGCGTGCGGCGCTTCACGACGGCGAAAACACCACGCGCGAAGTTGCGCTTTACGGCACGAAAGTGCGCGAAGTTTTGCTGCGCGTTTCGCCCGTGCGCCGCGCCGATGGAACCGTTTCGGGCGCGGTTGCGATTGTGCAGGATTTGACCGAACTGCGCCGCCTCGAACGCGTGCGCCGCGATTTCGTAGCAAACGCATCGCACGAACTCCGCACACCGATCGCCAACATTCGCGCAACTGCCGAAACAATTATTGACAACCCCGAAGACCCGAAACTCGCCGCGCGTTTCTTGCCGCATCTGGTTTCCGAGGCCGAGCGCTTGTCGCGTCTTGTTTCCGATTTGCTCGACCTGGCGCGCGCCGATTCGGGCGTTGACGCCAAGCGCGAACGCTTCGATGCGGGCGATATCGCCAACGCCGTCGCGTGGCGGCTTGAAGCCAAGGCCGAAGCGAATGGAATTGCGGTGCGCTGCCATGCCGAAGAGAAGTGCGAAATCGAAGGCGACCCCGCAGGCTTCGAGCAAGTCATTTTTAACTTGCTGGATAACGCTCTGGTCTATACGCCGCGCGAAGGGACCGTCGATATCCATGTTCGTCACGCGGTGGGCGCTGGAAGCGAAGAAAAAGAAATCGAAATTTCCGTCGCCGATAACGGCGTTGGAATCCCGTCCGACGAACTGCCCCGCGTTTTCGAGCGCTTCTACCGTGTTGATAAGGCACGGACGCGCTCGCAGGGCGGCACCGGACTTGGCCTCGCGATTGTCAAACACATCGTCGAAAATCACGGCGGGCATGTACGCGTTGAAAGCGAAGCCGGCGCGGGCACGACCTTCACGGTTCGCTTGCCCGCAGCGTAA
- a CDS encoding HipA family kinase → MIRTVSATKYVTPLREGGSLPAIIEGDDDGTYVLKFRGAGQGAKSLVAELLAGEMARALGLPVPEIVFVELDEALAKTEPDPEIQDLVKASVGLNLALDYLPGSFSFDPLVPQSIENNARLASQLVWFDALTTNVDRTPRNTNLLVWHGNLWLIDHGAALYFHHSWDEYLERAASKFPQIKEHTLLPWASEIRGADAELSTRLTPEIIGRIVEQIPDSWLVKDSPFASAEEHRAAYREYFARRLEGPRAWVEEAVHARTLLV, encoded by the coding sequence ATGATACGAACAGTTTCCGCTACAAAATACGTCACGCCGCTGCGTGAAGGCGGCTCGCTTCCGGCAATTATCGAAGGCGATGACGACGGCACTTATGTTCTGAAATTTCGCGGCGCGGGACAGGGTGCAAAGTCGCTCGTCGCGGAACTGCTTGCGGGCGAAATGGCGCGCGCGTTGGGCCTACCGGTTCCTGAAATCGTTTTTGTCGAACTCGACGAAGCACTTGCGAAGACCGAACCTGACCCTGAAATTCAAGATTTGGTGAAAGCCAGCGTCGGCCTCAACCTCGCGCTCGATTATCTGCCCGGGTCGTTTTCATTCGATCCGCTTGTGCCCCAGTCGATTGAAAATAATGCGCGCCTAGCCTCGCAGCTTGTGTGGTTCGATGCGCTGACAACGAATGTTGACCGCACGCCGCGTAACACGAATTTGCTGGTGTGGCATGGCAACTTATGGCTCATCGATCACGGCGCGGCGCTGTATTTTCACCACAGTTGGGACGAATATTTAGAACGCGCTGCGAGCAAATTTCCGCAAATCAAGGAACACACCCTGCTTCCGTGGGCAAGCGAGATTAGAGGTGCCGACGCCGAACTGAGCACGCGCTTAACGCCAGAAATCATCGGGCGAATTGTCGAACAAATTCCCGATTCGTGGCTGGTGAAAGATTCGCCGTTCGCGTCAGCAGAAGAGCATCGCGCAGCATACCGCGAATATTTCGCGCGCCGTTTAGAAGGCCCACGTGCGTGGGTCGAGGAGGCTGTTCATGCCCGAACACTCCTCGTTTGA
- the aroC gene encoding chorismate synthase: MSLRYLRILTAGESHGPALTAVVEGMPANVPLLAEQVDVHLARRQQGYGRGGRMKIETDRVEFSAGVRHGKTIGSPIVMTAPNRDYPSWEDAMNPAPVPPYPLDTVKRRPIEVPRPGHVDFAGGVKYRTMSDMRNILERASARETTMRVAAGSVARALLEACGIYIGSHVVEIGGVKPEIGVVPPAREINAIADASEVRCLSREAEEQIKARIDTAREAGDTVGGVFEVVADGLPVGLGSHVHWDRKLDGRLASALMSIQAMKGVEIGLGFETARLSGSQVHDPFAVGNAESPIARTRNNAGGLEGGVTNGEPLVCRVAMKPISTLMTALPSVNLNSGEAAAAHVERSDYCAVPAAGVVGEAMVALVLADALLEKFGGDSLEELLEGLTRHREYTVAQQK; the protein is encoded by the coding sequence ATGTCTCTACGTTACTTACGAATTTTGACAGCAGGCGAAAGTCATGGGCCTGCTTTAACAGCCGTCGTGGAAGGAATGCCCGCGAACGTGCCTTTGCTGGCGGAACAGGTCGATGTGCATCTGGCGCGGCGTCAGCAAGGCTACGGGCGCGGCGGTCGCATGAAGATCGAAACCGACCGCGTCGAGTTTTCCGCTGGTGTGCGGCATGGCAAAACCATCGGCTCGCCGATTGTCATGACCGCGCCCAACCGCGATTATCCGTCGTGGGAAGACGCGATGAATCCCGCTCCTGTCCCGCCGTATCCGCTCGATACCGTAAAGCGCCGCCCGATTGAAGTGCCGCGCCCGGGCCACGTCGATTTCGCGGGCGGCGTCAAATATCGCACGATGAGCGATATGCGCAACATCCTGGAGCGCGCTTCAGCGCGCGAAACCACGATGCGCGTCGCCGCCGGAAGCGTGGCGCGCGCCTTATTAGAAGCCTGCGGCATTTACATCGGCAGTCATGTTGTCGAAATCGGTGGCGTCAAGCCGGAAATCGGCGTGGTTCCACCCGCGCGCGAAATCAACGCGATTGCAGACGCCAGCGAAGTGCGCTGCCTTTCGCGCGAAGCCGAAGAGCAAATTAAAGCGCGCATCGACACGGCGCGCGAGGCGGGCGATACCGTGGGCGGCGTCTTTGAAGTCGTCGCTGATGGCCTTCCGGTTGGTTTGGGTTCGCATGTTCATTGGGACCGCAAGCTCGATGGCCGTTTGGCCAGCGCTTTGATGAGCATCCAGGCGATGAAAGGTGTCGAAATTGGATTGGGCTTTGAAACGGCGCGGCTTTCGGGTTCGCAGGTTCACGACCCATTTGCGGTTGGTAACGCCGAAAGCCCGATTGCGCGCACGCGCAACAATGCCGGTGGCTTGGAAGGTGGCGTCACCAATGGTGAACCGCTCGTTTGCCGCGTGGCGATGAAGCCAATTTCTACCTTAATGACGGCGCTGCCTTCGGTGAATCTCAATTCGGGCGAAGCGGCAGCAGCACACGTTGAAAGAAGCGATTATTGCGCGGTTCCGGCGGCGGGCGTTGTCGGCGAAGCCATGGTTGCGCTTGTACTGGCGGATGCGTTGCTGGAAAAGTTCGGCGGCGACAGTTTGGAAGAACTGCTCGAAGGTTTGACGCGTCATCGCGAATACACCGTTGCACAGCAAAAATAA